The Arthrobacter sp. NicSoilC5 genome has a window encoding:
- a CDS encoding fused MFS/spermidine synthase has translation MGKRGKSGGRAGRPAAGVVEVPKGSVVNGPVEGVYYIDTGDCELIADQDNSTGWLLKINGVMSSHIDLADPLFLDFEYMRWMAALIESRWPPSAAHKLRGLHLGGGACSMARYFSAAYPDARQVVVELDGKLAEYVRGWFDLPKAPLLRIRVGEARAVTETLTAQTRDFIIRDVFAGAFTPRPLTTAEFTAHAKRVLAPGGLYVANSGDAPDLKNAREDAATIAAAFKHTVIIADPAMLKGRRYGNMVMAGSDVPFGDDPQLRRRLLGGAVPAHLWDDAQVRAFAAGAPVRHDPPPPPSIAE, from the coding sequence ATGGGCAAACGCGGAAAGTCAGGAGGCAGGGCCGGCCGCCCGGCAGCCGGTGTGGTCGAGGTGCCCAAAGGATCAGTGGTGAACGGTCCGGTGGAGGGCGTCTACTACATCGACACCGGCGATTGCGAGCTGATCGCCGACCAGGACAACTCCACCGGCTGGCTCCTGAAGATCAACGGCGTCATGAGCTCGCACATCGACCTCGCCGACCCCCTGTTCCTGGACTTCGAGTACATGCGGTGGATGGCGGCGCTCATCGAGTCCCGCTGGCCGCCGTCGGCCGCGCACAAACTGCGCGGGCTGCACCTGGGCGGCGGCGCCTGCTCCATGGCCCGCTACTTTTCCGCCGCCTACCCGGACGCACGCCAGGTGGTGGTGGAGCTGGACGGGAAGCTCGCCGAGTACGTGCGCGGCTGGTTCGACCTCCCCAAGGCGCCCCTGCTGCGGATCCGCGTGGGGGAGGCCCGCGCCGTCACGGAAACCCTCACTGCCCAGACCAGGGACTTCATCATCCGCGACGTCTTTGCCGGCGCATTCACCCCCCGTCCGCTGACCACCGCCGAATTCACCGCGCATGCCAAGCGGGTCCTGGCCCCCGGTGGGCTCTATGTCGCCAATTCCGGCGACGCACCGGACCTGAAAAACGCCCGGGAGGACGCCGCCACCATCGCGGCGGCGTTCAAACACACCGTGATCATCGCCGATCCCGCCATGCTGAAGGGCCGGCGGTACGGAAACATGGTGATGGCCGGCAGCGACGTGCCCTTCGGCGACGATCCGCAACTGCGCCGCCGGCTCCTCGGCGGGGCAGTCCCGGCACACCTGTGGGATGACGCCCAGGTGCGGGCATTCGCGGCCGGAGCGCCGGTCCGCCACGACCCACCCCCACCGCCATCGATTGCTGAGTAA
- a CDS encoding MFS transporter, giving the protein MSVEQRPANNAGHAPEGSGLKRIVAASMVGTVVEWYEFFLYATAATLVFGKYFFPSTGNDLDGIIQAFLTYAVGFIARPLGGIVFGQIGDKLGRKPTLQLTIVIIGISTFLMGCLPGFADIGYLAPALLVALRFIQGFALGGEWGGAVLLVAEHSPNKTRAFWSSWPQAAVPVGNLLATLVLYIMSTALSSEAFLGWGWRVAFWLSAVIVFVGYYIRTNVSESPIFLEAKELVEKEQAVSYGVFEVLRKYPKGIFQAMGLRFAENIMYYLVVSFAIVYLKSVHKYDTSSLLLALLIAHVIHFAIIPQYGRLADRIGRKPVYLAGAILGATWPFFAFPMFDTRNAVVIVLAVTIGLCLHGLMYAGQPAIMAEMFPTRMRYSGASLGSQVTSIFAGSLAPLLATQWLKDTGSWVPTAIYLVVACAITTVAVLSLKETKGIALEDVDKEDAAREGLLTAARR; this is encoded by the coding sequence ATGAGCGTAGAGCAGCGCCCGGCCAACAACGCCGGGCATGCACCCGAAGGATCAGGACTGAAGAGGATTGTTGCCGCCTCCATGGTGGGCACCGTTGTGGAATGGTACGAGTTCTTCCTCTACGCCACCGCTGCCACCCTGGTCTTCGGCAAGTACTTCTTTCCGTCAACGGGCAACGACCTGGACGGAATCATCCAGGCCTTCCTCACCTACGCCGTCGGCTTCATCGCCCGTCCCCTGGGCGGCATCGTGTTCGGCCAGATCGGTGACAAGCTGGGCCGCAAACCCACCCTGCAGCTCACCATCGTGATCATCGGCATCTCCACGTTCCTGATGGGCTGCCTGCCCGGCTTCGCCGACATCGGTTACCTGGCCCCCGCGCTGCTGGTGGCCCTGCGCTTCATCCAGGGCTTCGCCCTGGGCGGCGAGTGGGGCGGCGCCGTGCTCCTGGTGGCCGAACACAGCCCCAACAAGACGCGCGCCTTCTGGTCCAGCTGGCCCCAGGCCGCCGTCCCGGTGGGCAACCTCCTGGCCACCCTGGTGCTGTACATCATGTCCACCGCCCTCAGCAGCGAGGCGTTCCTCGGCTGGGGCTGGCGCGTGGCGTTCTGGCTCTCCGCCGTTATCGTCTTCGTGGGCTACTACATCCGCACCAACGTCAGCGAGTCGCCCATCTTCCTCGAAGCCAAGGAACTGGTGGAGAAGGAACAGGCCGTCAGCTACGGCGTCTTCGAGGTCCTGCGCAAGTACCCCAAGGGCATCTTCCAGGCCATGGGCCTGCGGTTCGCGGAAAACATCATGTACTACCTGGTGGTCAGCTTCGCGATTGTCTACCTCAAGAGCGTGCACAAGTACGACACTTCATCGCTCCTGCTGGCGCTGCTGATCGCCCACGTCATCCACTTCGCCATCATTCCGCAGTACGGCCGGCTGGCAGACCGGATCGGCCGCAAGCCCGTCTACCTGGCGGGTGCCATCCTGGGTGCCACCTGGCCGTTCTTCGCCTTCCCGATGTTCGATACCCGGAACGCAGTGGTCATCGTCCTGGCCGTCACCATCGGCCTGTGCCTGCACGGCCTGATGTACGCGGGACAGCCGGCCATCATGGCCGAGATGTTCCCCACCCGCATGCGGTACTCGGGCGCATCCCTCGGCTCGCAGGTCACGTCCATCTTCGCCGGATCCCTGGCGCCGCTGCTGGCCACCCAGTGGCTGAAGGACACCGGTTCGTGGGTGCCCACCGCCATTTACCTGGTGGTGGCCTGTGCCATCACCACCGTGGCCGTGCTAAGCCTGAAGGAAACCAAGGGCATTGCCCTGGAGGATGTGGACAAGGAAGACGCGGCCCGCGAAGGTCTGCTGACCGCTGCACGGCGTTGA
- the rfaE2 gene encoding D-glycero-beta-D-manno-heptose 1-phosphate adenylyltransferase, whose product MSMSPDSTDLSTQRALTDWLPGRLAAEQPSILVIGDVMLDGWWSGSIERLCREAPAPVVDIQTRESVPGGAANTAMNLAALGAKVAVAGIIGTDDAGEDLRGQLAAAGIDVQHLQSHPDMVTTTKIRISSGGQVMLRLDDSARAVPADALDALAASVRAAVGHRDAVLVCDYGTGVVADPVRTVLADVLGTGTAGKDRPLVVVDAHDPRAWAALQPDLVTPNAQETARLLDRKLPEGQERVEAVAAEAGALLRGTGSRAVVVTLDRDGTVLLTPDGVRHRTWARPAAEKQASGAGDTFVAALTLARAAGLPLTASLDLAQSAADVVVHQPGTSVCSTAQLSRYLEAFADTALSADELERQMELHRAQGQRIVLTNGCFDVLHSGHTRYLNQAKQLGDILVVALNSDDSVRRLKGAGRPINNMADRAAVVAALSCVDYVTVFDTPTAAPLIRRLRPEVYAKGGDYTPEMLAETPAVEEYGGRVAILDYVAERSTTAVVNRIRDGQGAASPAT is encoded by the coding sequence ATGAGCATGTCCCCGGACTCCACTGACCTCTCCACCCAGCGGGCATTGACCGACTGGCTGCCCGGCAGGCTGGCAGCGGAACAGCCATCGATCCTGGTGATCGGCGACGTCATGCTCGATGGCTGGTGGAGCGGCAGCATCGAACGGCTGTGCCGCGAAGCCCCCGCACCCGTGGTGGACATCCAAACCCGCGAATCGGTCCCCGGCGGGGCGGCCAATACCGCCATGAACCTGGCGGCCCTGGGGGCTAAGGTGGCGGTGGCCGGCATTATCGGCACGGACGACGCCGGTGAGGACCTGCGCGGGCAGCTTGCCGCGGCGGGCATCGACGTCCAGCACCTGCAGTCCCATCCGGACATGGTCACCACCACCAAGATACGCATCAGCAGCGGCGGCCAGGTGATGCTGCGCCTCGACGACTCGGCCAGGGCTGTCCCGGCCGACGCCCTGGACGCGCTCGCCGCCTCGGTGCGTGCCGCCGTCGGACACCGGGACGCTGTCCTGGTGTGCGACTACGGGACCGGGGTGGTGGCGGACCCCGTCCGCACGGTCCTGGCCGATGTCCTGGGGACCGGCACGGCCGGAAAAGACCGGCCGCTGGTGGTGGTCGATGCCCACGACCCGCGGGCCTGGGCCGCGCTGCAACCTGACCTGGTGACCCCGAATGCGCAGGAAACCGCGCGGCTGCTGGACCGGAAGCTGCCAGAAGGCCAGGAGCGGGTGGAGGCCGTGGCCGCGGAGGCCGGGGCGCTGCTCCGTGGCACCGGCTCGCGCGCCGTGGTGGTCACTTTGGACCGGGACGGAACCGTCCTGCTGACTCCCGACGGCGTCCGGCACCGGACGTGGGCGCGGCCGGCTGCGGAGAAACAGGCATCCGGAGCGGGCGACACGTTTGTCGCTGCCCTGACGCTGGCCCGCGCGGCCGGCCTGCCGCTGACCGCCAGCCTGGACCTGGCCCAGTCGGCGGCCGACGTGGTGGTCCACCAGCCGGGCACCTCAGTGTGCAGCACCGCCCAGCTCAGCCGGTACCTGGAAGCCTTCGCCGATACTGCCCTGAGCGCGGACGAACTGGAGCGGCAGATGGAGCTTCACCGCGCCCAGGGCCAGCGGATCGTGCTGACCAACGGATGCTTCGACGTCCTGCACAGCGGCCATACCCGGTACCTCAACCAGGCCAAACAGCTGGGCGACATCCTGGTGGTGGCGCTGAACAGCGACGATTCCGTCCGCCGGCTCAAAGGGGCCGGCCGGCCCATCAACAACATGGCAGACCGGGCAGCGGTGGTGGCCGCGCTGAGCTGCGTGGACTACGTGACGGTGTTCGATACCCCCACGGCCGCGCCGCTGATCCGCAGGCTCCGGCCCGAGGTGTACGCCAAGGGCGGGGACTACACCCCCGAGATGTTGGCGGAAACCCCCGCAGTGGAGGAGTACGGCGGCCGCGTGGCCATCCTGGACTATGTGGCGGAACGGTCCACCACCGCCGTGGTGAACCGGATCCGGGACGGCCAGGGGGCTGCCAGCCCTGCCACCTAG
- a CDS encoding LysR family transcriptional regulator → MNANPDDLLVLLAVSRSARFTTAAQALGLNHTTVSRRIAALEKSLGGRVLSRAAGGWELTELGERAVRAAEQVEAVLGTLGPAGQAPDPVAGVVRMTATDGFSAYIAAPAVARLRRDHPGLSVEVVTMTRRALQQRSGLDIEVVVGEPQVHRAEAIRLGEYRLGMYASRAYLAEHGTPATVAELNGHPLVYFVDSMLQVDDLDAPRRLVPAMKDGLTSTNVFVHVEATRAGAGVGFLPCFMADLHDDLVRLLPDKIGELLPYWMVLRPDSLRRPAVAAVVQALRERMAEHRGALLGKG, encoded by the coding sequence ATGAATGCGAACCCTGATGACCTGCTGGTCCTTCTGGCGGTGTCCCGCTCCGCCAGATTCACGACGGCGGCCCAGGCCCTGGGCTTGAACCACACCACGGTCTCGCGCAGGATCGCCGCGCTGGAGAAGTCGCTGGGCGGCCGGGTGCTGTCCCGCGCCGCGGGTGGCTGGGAGCTGACGGAACTCGGCGAACGGGCCGTGCGGGCGGCCGAACAGGTGGAGGCGGTGCTGGGCACGCTGGGACCGGCCGGCCAGGCACCCGACCCGGTTGCCGGCGTCGTGCGCATGACCGCGACCGATGGCTTCAGCGCCTACATTGCCGCCCCGGCCGTGGCGCGGCTGCGCCGGGACCACCCGGGCCTGAGCGTGGAGGTAGTCACCATGACCCGCCGGGCACTGCAGCAGCGGTCCGGGCTGGACATCGAGGTGGTGGTGGGCGAGCCGCAGGTGCACCGCGCGGAGGCCATCCGGCTGGGCGAATACCGCCTGGGCATGTACGCCTCCCGCGCCTACCTTGCGGAGCATGGGACGCCGGCCACCGTGGCAGAACTGAACGGGCACCCGCTGGTCTACTTCGTGGACTCGATGCTGCAGGTGGACGACCTGGACGCGCCAAGGCGGCTGGTTCCCGCCATGAAGGACGGGCTGACCTCCACCAACGTGTTCGTCCATGTGGAGGCGACCCGGGCCGGCGCGGGCGTCGGGTTCCTGCCGTGCTTCATGGCCGACCTCCACGATGACCTGGTCCGCCTGCTGCCTGACAAGATCGGGGAACTGCTCCCCTACTGGATGGTCCTGCGCCCTGATTCGCTGCGCCGCCCCGCGGTGGCCGCCGTCGTGCAGGCACTCCGTGAACGGATGGCCGAGCACCGCGGCGCGCTGTTGGGCAAGGGTTAA